The following are from one region of the Halobacteriovorax vibrionivorans genome:
- a CDS encoding adenylyltransferase/cytidyltransferase family protein, giving the protein MSKLEEIANQVELFSSKEKTSVTLFGGSFHPFHKGHLECLNQCSKFEDNIIIVLDYSHWKSNEQDDPYGEYLKIKYMTEDRFQIYTGFWAKKQRRPTYEWLKEVDYPEVNWLMGDDTFGSFLQWHEVEKVCQKLSKVYVVPREEKMAQYREVEKVIKEYNPKLEVIYLEPHEFQDLSSTEIRENK; this is encoded by the coding sequence ATGAGTAAATTAGAAGAAATTGCAAATCAGGTTGAGCTTTTTTCCTCAAAAGAAAAAACTTCAGTAACTCTCTTTGGTGGGAGCTTTCACCCATTTCATAAAGGACATCTTGAATGTCTTAACCAATGTTCTAAGTTTGAGGATAATATCATTATTGTTCTCGACTACAGTCATTGGAAGTCTAATGAGCAAGACGATCCATATGGAGAGTACTTGAAGATTAAGTACATGACTGAAGATCGTTTTCAGATCTATACGGGCTTTTGGGCAAAGAAGCAGCGTCGGCCTACGTATGAATGGTTAAAAGAAGTCGACTACCCTGAGGTTAATTGGCTTATGGGTGATGATACATTTGGTTCGTTCTTGCAATGGCATGAAGTTGAGAAAGTATGTCAAAAGCTTAGCAAGGTCTATGTTGTTCCTAGAGAAGAGAAGATGGCCCAATATCGTGAGGTTGAGAAGGTTATTAAAGAATATAACCCTAAGCTAGAGGTGATTTATCTAGAGCCTCATGAGTTTCAGGACTTGAGTTCTACTGAGATTCGAGAAAATAAATAA
- a CDS encoding VOC family protein, with protein sequence MEFLHTMVRVTNLDESMDFYCNKLGLKEVHRIESEAGRFTLVYLSAPGDVERAKKEESPLIELTYNWPNEDGSFEQMPNSSRNWGHLAFRVENIYETCERLQEMGITINRPPRDGYMAFLKSPDDISIELLQKGEALEPKSPWKEMENTGTW encoded by the coding sequence ATGGAATTTCTCCACACAATGGTTCGTGTAACTAATCTTGATGAAAGTATGGACTTTTACTGCAATAAATTAGGGCTTAAAGAAGTCCATCGTATTGAGAGTGAAGCTGGACGTTTTACACTGGTTTACTTAAGTGCTCCTGGTGATGTTGAAAGAGCAAAGAAAGAAGAGTCTCCACTTATTGAACTGACATATAATTGGCCAAATGAAGATGGAAGCTTTGAGCAAATGCCAAATAGTAGCCGTAATTGGGGACATCTAGCATTTAGAGTTGAAAATATTTATGAAACTTGTGAGCGTTTACAAGAAATGGGGATAACGATAAATCGTCCACCTCGTGATGGATATATGGCGTTTTTAAAATCTCCTGATGATATTTCAATTGAGCTACTTCAAAAAGGTGAAGCTCTTGAACCAAAGTCTCCTTGGAAAGAAATGGAAAACACTGGAACTTGGTAG
- the dtd gene encoding D-aminoacyl-tRNA deacylase — translation MKIVVQRVSSSQVKVNNKIVGQIEKGLNLLVCIEHDDTMQTLKKAADKIVALRIFSDESGRMNKSVVDIEGSILAVSQFTLSWNGKKGNRPSFDGSAKPEVAQNLFNEFVKLLNEKVPVETGIFGESMAVVINNDGPVTFHIEF, via the coding sequence ATGAAGATAGTTGTCCAAAGAGTTTCAAGTTCCCAAGTCAAAGTTAATAATAAAATCGTCGGCCAAATAGAAAAAGGTCTTAACCTTTTAGTATGTATCGAACACGATGATACAATGCAGACTCTTAAAAAAGCCGCTGATAAGATTGTCGCCTTAAGAATTTTTTCTGATGAAAGCGGACGCATGAATAAATCCGTTGTTGATATTGAGGGAAGTATTTTGGCCGTCTCACAATTTACCCTTTCTTGGAATGGAAAGAAGGGGAATCGTCCAAGTTTTGATGGAAGTGCCAAACCTGAAGTCGCTCAGAATTTATTTAATGAATTTGTTAAATTACTAAATGAAAAAGTTCCAGTAGAAACTGGTATTTTTGGAGAAAGCATGGCCGTCGTCATAAATAACGACGGGCCAGTGACATTTCATATTGAATTCTAA
- a CDS encoding YceI family protein → MKNTLSKKYKGCQIWHLFFALILCLSFVNVHPASYIVNKEHSKLKFKVKYMALTDVEGQFEDYKIYFDMKDKTISNLVGQIKVNSINTFDKKRDQHLKKDDFFDAKKYPVIKFQSVQPFSIKEKEVKTEIQVKIKKVQKTVPVKITYLGKRSDPWTEKEGHYFQGSFIIDRFDFDINWSKTFDGGNVVDKDIHINFTIEAYQSNEKPAFSRFYLPTNSVKREVSLDAKTSGGDLIMPEKKATKSPAPQESSSYSAPMNITLTLFSTAIVFALAIGGGIWGQQKLVKLMESKNISDNLTFLLSTVIVTTFIAVIFYITTKYTGIGTHPLFNR, encoded by the coding sequence ATGAAAAATACGTTAAGTAAGAAATATAAAGGGTGCCAAATTTGGCACCTTTTTTTTGCACTAATTCTTTGCCTGTCTTTTGTAAATGTACATCCAGCTTCATATATAGTTAACAAAGAGCATTCTAAGTTAAAGTTCAAAGTTAAGTATATGGCCTTAACAGACGTTGAGGGACAATTTGAAGATTATAAAATCTACTTTGATATGAAAGATAAGACCATCTCAAACCTTGTTGGCCAAATCAAAGTTAATTCGATTAATACTTTTGATAAAAAGCGTGATCAACACCTAAAAAAAGACGATTTCTTTGATGCAAAGAAATATCCTGTAATTAAGTTTCAGTCTGTACAACCATTTTCAATAAAAGAAAAAGAAGTAAAAACTGAGATCCAGGTCAAAATTAAGAAAGTTCAAAAAACAGTACCTGTGAAAATCACTTATCTTGGTAAAAGAAGCGATCCATGGACAGAAAAAGAAGGACATTATTTTCAAGGCAGCTTTATCATTGATCGTTTTGATTTTGATATCAACTGGAGCAAAACTTTTGATGGCGGTAACGTCGTGGATAAAGATATTCATATCAATTTTACAATTGAGGCATACCAGTCCAATGAAAAGCCTGCGTTTTCGAGATTTTATCTACCAACAAACTCGGTAAAAAGAGAAGTATCCCTTGATGCTAAAACATCAGGGGGAGATCTCATTATGCCAGAAAAGAAGGCCACAAAGTCCCCTGCTCCACAAGAGTCTAGTAGCTATTCAGCGCCTATGAATATCACACTCACCCTTTTTTCAACGGCAATTGTTTTCGCATTGGCCATTGGTGGAGGCATTTGGGGTCAACAGAAGCTCGTAAAGCTTATGGAGTCCAAAAATATCTCAGATAATTTAACGTTCTTACTATCCACAGTTATCGTAACAACTTTTATTGCAGTTATCTTCTATATCACTACTAAATACACAGGGATAGGAACTCACCCACTTTTTAACAGATAA
- a CDS encoding inorganic pyrophosphatase, with the protein MNNAELNEFLEKYGQMFRPNPWHGIKTWDDESKRVLNAYIEITPNDRVKYEVHKESGYLMVDRPQKFSNIIPQLYGLIPRTYSDKKSADFAESETGRTGIVGDLDPIDICVLTEKNIKQGDILVNCVPIGGFRMLDGGEIDDKIIAVLKDDAMFGHITDVDQVPTAVLEELKHYFLTYKEIPVKEGEAKVEITDLYGAEDAMKVINLGIEDYNEKYVK; encoded by the coding sequence ATGAATAACGCAGAGCTTAATGAGTTTTTAGAAAAGTACGGACAAATGTTTAGACCAAATCCATGGCATGGTATCAAGACATGGGATGACGAATCAAAGAGAGTTCTAAACGCATATATTGAAATCACACCAAATGACCGTGTTAAGTATGAAGTTCATAAAGAGAGCGGTTACCTAATGGTTGATCGTCCACAAAAGTTCTCAAATATTATTCCACAACTATATGGATTAATTCCACGCACTTACTCAGATAAGAAATCTGCTGACTTTGCTGAGTCAGAAACAGGAAGAACAGGAATTGTTGGTGATCTAGATCCAATTGATATCTGTGTTCTTACAGAAAAGAATATTAAGCAAGGTGATATCCTAGTTAACTGTGTTCCTATTGGTGGTTTCAGAATGCTAGATGGTGGTGAAATTGATGATAAAATCATTGCTGTTCTAAAAGACGATGCAATGTTTGGGCACATCACAGATGTAGATCAAGTTCCAACTGCTGTTTTAGAAGAACTTAAGCACTACTTCCTAACTTATAAAGAAATTCCTGTAAAAGAAGGTGAAGCAAAAGTTGAAATCACAGACCTATACGGTGCTGAAGATGCAATGAAAGTAATTAACCTTGGAATTGAGGACTATAATGAAAAATACGTTAAGTAA
- a CDS encoding NINE protein: MNQNTLPNNTHSKVMGYILWLFGFMGSHRFYYGKPVSGTIWMLTLGLFGVGWLIDIFLIPAMDEECDVRYYDGVLDYNIAWVLLTFLGVFGFHKFYQGKIIMGVLYLLTGGFFLFGILYDFWTLNEQIDEINKKGF, encoded by the coding sequence ATGAATCAAAATACACTACCTAATAATACTCACAGTAAAGTCATGGGCTATATTCTATGGCTATTTGGCTTTATGGGCTCTCACCGCTTCTACTATGGTAAACCTGTTTCAGGAACAATCTGGATGCTAACTCTAGGTCTTTTTGGTGTGGGATGGCTTATTGATATTTTTCTCATTCCGGCCATGGATGAAGAATGTGATGTACGCTACTACGACGGAGTATTGGACTACAATATTGCTTGGGTTCTCCTAACTTTCTTAGGAGTCTTTGGTTTTCATAAGTTTTACCAAGGTAAAATTATTATGGGAGTTCTCTATCTCTTAACTGGTGGATTCTTCCTATTCGGAATTCTATACGACTTCTGGACTCTTAATGAACAAATAGATGAAATAAATAAAAAGGGCTTCTAA
- a CDS encoding chloride channel protein codes for MAISDDELNEKRDLKYYFTFVVLGVLTGIASSVFLHLLKLVTTTRFKYPALIYFLPIAMVVANFCYKKFSPISEQGNNLIIDEVHRPKRKIPFIMIPLIMFSTLISHLFGASVGREGSAVQMGGAIGEQLAKLFKHSKRKRAVLLMAGCGAGFGTAIGAPLAGAIFGIEAIYLNVKIKLSTFLECLIASYIGFYTTHLLYAPHSTYIRFTSLDFNWHWLWYSIIAGLFFGALARGFILLIDNVKSFIKSFGKPLLITFLGSLLLIMIYYVLDDISKQRYTGLGIEVIQQALVEFVSIKDVILKFLLTAISLISGIKGGEFTPLVYIGTTAGSWLSSVLTINPNLLAAIGFCVVFGAASNTPLACIVMGAEIFGHHILPYLIVAMIIAQIVSGKESIYSAQILKKINS; via the coding sequence ATGGCAATTTCAGATGATGAACTAAATGAAAAAAGAGACTTAAAATACTATTTCACTTTCGTGGTATTAGGAGTTTTAACAGGAATTGCTTCTTCAGTTTTTCTACATCTTCTAAAGTTAGTTACTACAACGCGATTTAAATACCCAGCTCTTATTTATTTCTTACCTATTGCAATGGTCGTTGCAAATTTTTGTTATAAAAAGTTTTCTCCAATTAGTGAGCAAGGAAATAATCTGATCATTGATGAGGTTCATCGACCTAAAAGAAAAATACCATTTATTATGATTCCTCTCATTATGTTTTCAACTCTTATATCCCACTTATTTGGAGCAAGTGTTGGACGAGAGGGAAGTGCTGTGCAAATGGGAGGCGCCATCGGCGAGCAATTGGCAAAACTCTTTAAGCACTCAAAAAGAAAGCGTGCCGTTCTATTAATGGCCGGCTGTGGGGCCGGATTTGGAACGGCCATAGGTGCACCATTGGCAGGTGCGATCTTTGGTATTGAGGCAATTTATTTAAATGTAAAGATAAAGCTTTCAACATTTCTAGAATGTTTGATCGCTTCATATATTGGCTTTTACACGACTCATTTACTATATGCACCTCATTCAACTTATATACGATTTACAAGTTTGGACTTTAATTGGCATTGGCTTTGGTATTCAATCATTGCAGGGCTATTCTTTGGTGCTCTTGCTAGAGGATTTATTTTACTGATCGATAATGTGAAGTCATTTATTAAAAGCTTTGGTAAGCCTCTACTTATAACTTTTCTAGGTAGTTTATTATTAATAATGATTTACTACGTATTAGATGACATCTCTAAACAAAGATATACAGGGCTTGGTATCGAAGTTATTCAGCAGGCCCTTGTTGAGTTCGTATCAATAAAGGATGTTATTTTAAAATTTCTACTTACTGCGATATCCTTAATATCTGGAATTAAAGGGGGAGAGTTTACTCCCTTAGTGTATATCGGTACGACTGCTGGTTCATGGCTTTCATCAGTTTTAACGATAAACCCTAATCTTTTGGCCGCAATCGGCTTTTGTGTCGTCTTTGGAGCAGCTTCAAATACACCTCTCGCTTGTATCGTTATGGGAGCTGAAATATTTGGCCATCATATTTTACCCTATCTGATCGTTGCCATGATTATTGCTCAAATTGTTTCAGGTAAGGAAAGTATTTACTCAGCTCAAATTCTTAAAAAGATTAATAGTTGA
- a CDS encoding tellurite resistance TerB family protein translates to MNELTDTKKYESFLNMWRTLIALSHLDNIVSEQERELIQEFIHNAKLSEEDKEILRQDLEQRHRPDEFIGHVNYPAHLSQLHHLANILFRSDELDPKEEAYLKKILAEIETKIGIYNATTQSAEALKKMSQSEIEVKRKSAFAEIIKFFTK, encoded by the coding sequence ATGAATGAGCTAACAGATACAAAGAAATACGAAAGTTTCCTTAATATGTGGAGAACCCTAATTGCGCTCTCTCATCTCGATAATATTGTTTCCGAGCAAGAAAGAGAGCTTATTCAGGAATTTATCCATAATGCAAAGTTAAGTGAAGAGGATAAGGAGATCTTACGTCAGGATCTTGAACAACGTCATCGACCAGACGAGTTCATTGGGCATGTTAATTATCCGGCCCACCTCTCTCAACTGCATCACTTAGCAAATATTCTATTTCGTTCAGATGAGCTCGATCCTAAAGAAGAAGCTTATCTAAAGAAGATTCTTGCAGAAATAGAGACTAAGATTGGTATTTACAATGCCACGACACAAAGCGCCGAAGCACTGAAAAAGATGTCTCAAAGTGAGATTGAAGTCAAAAGAAAGTCGGCCTTTGCTGAAATCATCAAGTTCTTTACCAAATAA
- the rpsD gene encoding 30S ribosomal protein S4, producing MAKSTTARSRFKIQRALGVELPGLGKGGALARRPYGPGVHGNKRKKISDYAVRLKEKQKLVFHYGLREKQLVTYVKQAKKNTAGKPWMEVLLTNLESRLNNVVFRLGFAPSMMAASQMVSHGQVQVNGKKVDRSSYIVKEGDVVTLTEKGYNNQLYKQTQESPRFAAVPACYNVEGSDKKKATMVAAPLESDVPFDFNSQLVIEYYWKVK from the coding sequence ATGGCAAAGAGTACTACAGCGAGATCACGCTTTAAAATCCAAAGAGCACTAGGTGTTGAACTTCCAGGTCTTGGTAAAGGTGGAGCACTAGCTCGTCGTCCATACGGTCCAGGTGTTCACGGTAACAAAAGAAAGAAAATTTCTGACTATGCCGTTCGTCTAAAAGAAAAACAAAAACTAGTATTTCACTACGGTCTAAGAGAAAAGCAACTTGTTACTTACGTTAAGCAAGCTAAGAAGAACACTGCTGGTAAGCCGTGGATGGAAGTACTTCTTACAAACCTTGAGTCAAGACTGAACAACGTTGTTTTCAGACTTGGATTTGCACCATCAATGATGGCAGCTTCTCAAATGGTTTCTCACGGACAAGTACAAGTTAACGGAAAGAAAGTTGACCGTTCATCATACATCGTTAAAGAAGGTGATGTTGTTACTCTAACTGAGAAAGGTTACAACAACCAACTTTACAAGCAAACTCAAGAATCTCCACGTTTCGCAGCTGTTCCAGCTTGTTACAATGTTGAAGGTTCAGACAAGAAGAAAGCAACTATGGTTGCTGCACCTCTTGAGTCAGATGTACCATTTGACTTCAACTCTCAGCTAGTAATTGAGTACTACTGGAAGGTAAAATAG
- a CDS encoding aminotransferase class IV — MKVISINGQIIDEENAKISVFDRGFLYGDSVYEVTEVRNGKIGFLDEHLERLRNSALKMHMHLQFTAKELEEQIMKVATKLHKEGFQRCYIRLVVTRGEGEITLDPKAASKQNLIIIGKDLQENPKTWYQDGVEVIVSSTLRNPVKSMDPNIKSGNYLNNILAYNEAREAGYFDAIMLNQDGNVTECTTSNLWIVKDGVFKTPPIAAGLLKGITRENVIKILGENNIPFEETNITGSQLKEADECFLTSSTKYLVPIVKIDNQAIGGGRPGAKTLQVLEIFKKQQGIPL; from the coding sequence ATGAAAGTAATTAGTATCAATGGCCAAATTATTGATGAAGAAAATGCCAAAATCTCAGTATTTGATCGAGGCTTTCTCTATGGTGACTCTGTCTATGAGGTAACTGAAGTTCGAAATGGAAAGATTGGTTTTCTCGACGAACATCTTGAACGTCTTCGTAACTCAGCTCTTAAGATGCATATGCACCTTCAATTCACGGCCAAAGAGTTGGAAGAACAAATTATGAAAGTTGCCACAAAGCTTCATAAAGAGGGATTCCAGCGTTGCTATATCCGATTAGTTGTTACCCGAGGTGAAGGTGAAATTACACTTGATCCAAAAGCGGCCAGCAAACAAAACCTCATTATTATTGGAAAAGACTTACAAGAAAATCCAAAAACTTGGTATCAAGATGGTGTTGAAGTCATCGTCTCTTCAACACTTAGAAACCCAGTTAAATCAATGGACCCAAATATAAAGTCAGGAAATTATCTCAACAATATCCTAGCTTACAACGAGGCCCGTGAAGCCGGCTACTTTGATGCAATCATGCTCAACCAAGACGGTAATGTAACTGAATGTACAACAAGTAACCTGTGGATCGTTAAGGATGGCGTCTTTAAAACTCCCCCAATTGCAGCCGGACTTTTAAAAGGTATTACTCGAGAAAATGTCATTAAGATTCTAGGTGAAAATAATATCCCTTTTGAAGAGACAAATATCACTGGCTCCCAATTAAAAGAAGCAGATGAGTGCTTCCTAACTTCCTCTACAAAATACCTTGTTCCTATTGTAAAAATTGACAATCAGGCCATTGGCGGAGGGCGTCCAGGAGCAAAAACGTTACAAGTACTTGAAATCTTTAAAAAGCAACAAGGCATTCCTCTATAA
- a CDS encoding rhodanese-like domain-containing protein — protein MKYIILSLLFLTSCIDTEGIKNQKQVITSMATALGKKYPSVKSVDCQYLSKRLLRRDNRLVLVDARNIYQYDVSHIQRAIPLSKLHETHQSLDGREVIVYSTIGTRATKAILELAKSNQKTEFKNLFGGILDWLQCGEKIYKDNKEVKKIRFENDAWNIVPKGYESILP, from the coding sequence ATGAAGTATATTATCTTGTCATTATTATTTCTTACTTCGTGTATCGACACTGAAGGTATAAAGAACCAAAAACAAGTTATAACAAGTATGGCAACGGCCCTTGGGAAGAAGTACCCAAGTGTAAAATCTGTGGACTGCCAATATCTTTCAAAAAGACTATTACGCCGCGACAACAGACTCGTTCTCGTTGATGCTCGAAATATCTATCAATACGATGTCTCTCATATTCAAAGGGCCATTCCCCTTTCAAAACTCCATGAGACTCACCAAAGCCTAGATGGACGCGAAGTTATCGTTTACTCAACGATTGGAACACGTGCAACAAAGGCCATTCTTGAGCTAGCAAAGTCAAATCAGAAAACGGAATTTAAAAACCTCTTTGGAGGAATTCTAGACTGGCTTCAATGTGGGGAAAAGATTTATAAAGATAATAAAGAAGTGAAAAAGATACGCTTTGAAAATGACGCTTGGAATATCGTTCCTAAGGGATATGAGTCGATTCTTCCATGA
- a CDS encoding response regulator — MPYKVLIVDDEPDILELLAEELQFEGYETECASSGNSAVKLINSGGTFDAIISDYKMPDGNGKVVLDCSNSHKEQKDKVFYFVSGQADISLKEAMKEGVTRFFYKPFDLDELLTSLKGDLSQ, encoded by the coding sequence ATGCCTTACAAAGTACTAATCGTTGATGACGAACCAGATATTTTAGAGCTTTTAGCTGAAGAATTACAGTTTGAAGGTTATGAGACTGAATGTGCAAGTTCGGGAAATAGCGCTGTTAAATTAATCAATAGTGGTGGAACTTTTGATGCGATTATTTCTGACTATAAGATGCCTGATGGTAACGGAAAGGTCGTACTTGATTGTTCAAATAGTCACAAAGAACAAAAAGATAAGGTTTTCTACTTCGTCTCTGGCCAAGCAGATATTTCTCTTAAAGAGGCCATGAAAGAAGGGGTAACTCGCTTCTTCTATAAGCCATTTGATCTTGATGAATTACTAACGAGTTTAAAAGGCGATTTAAGCCAATAG
- a CDS encoding 30S ribosomal protein S20: MKYLGLVVFGLFFNFSLQASGVDRNMTASMIDKMVAKGIIGPEEANNAKSKLAAMPDQEWNQLSDLGRKLASKQMNNKNVDFDVESAAKNIDFDSKQFKDIQSQVKSIMNSN, encoded by the coding sequence ATGAAGTATTTAGGACTAGTTGTTTTTGGCCTCTTTTTTAATTTCTCACTACAGGCCAGTGGTGTTGATCGAAATATGACTGCCTCCATGATTGATAAGATGGTAGCAAAAGGAATTATTGGCCCAGAAGAAGCAAATAATGCAAAGTCTAAACTTGCGGCGATGCCTGACCAAGAATGGAATCAATTATCTGACTTAGGAAGAAAGCTTGCTTCAAAGCAGATGAATAACAAAAATGTTGATTTTGATGTAGAAAGCGCGGCAAAGAATATTGATTTTGACTCAAAACAATTCAAAGATATTCAATCTCAAGTAAAGAGCATAATGAATAGTAATTAA
- a CDS encoding alkaline phosphatase family protein, giving the protein MLRIILPILVLLISCTKNDSEFKNSYHIEEKNPNAASVEELQNINPVLLISLDGYRHDYTKKYSPKFISQFAKSGTQLKSLVPAYPTKTFPNHLSIATGRYPMNHGIVANHFYAPDLNQSYSLRDRKAVKNSDFYLATPIWSAVEEQGLRSATLFWPGSEAEISGQRPSYWYDYIHTMPHEARTKQIIEWLKLPQKERPYFITLYFPDVDSAGHHYGTNSKEVKEAILKVDKTLESFIATARKIVPNLNIIIVSDHGMKDVDENKKELILKNEELLSMKEDYRIYGSGPIVQFYLKENKRNISQDISSINKLAQNFKCFDKDSTPEKLHFRSSPRVGNFACIAQDGYWIAATEFKMPKASHGWDQYSDMDMHGIFYASGPDFKESYLGESKENIHIFPLILRILGLENQYTIDGNLEKIKEVLK; this is encoded by the coding sequence ATGTTAAGAATTATCTTACCTATTCTTGTACTCTTAATATCATGTACAAAGAATGACTCAGAATTTAAAAATAGCTATCACATAGAAGAGAAGAACCCCAATGCTGCTTCAGTCGAAGAACTTCAAAACATCAACCCAGTTCTTCTCATCTCTCTTGACGGTTATCGTCACGACTACACTAAGAAATATTCACCGAAGTTTATTTCTCAGTTTGCAAAGAGTGGGACACAATTAAAGAGCCTTGTTCCAGCATACCCGACTAAGACTTTTCCTAATCATTTATCTATTGCCACTGGCAGATATCCAATGAATCATGGAATTGTGGCCAATCACTTTTATGCACCTGATTTAAACCAAAGTTACTCACTTAGAGATCGCAAAGCAGTTAAAAACTCAGACTTCTATCTTGCCACTCCAATCTGGTCAGCTGTAGAAGAGCAAGGACTTAGGTCTGCGACTCTATTTTGGCCAGGCTCTGAAGCCGAGATCAGTGGCCAAAGGCCAAGTTATTGGTATGACTATATTCACACAATGCCACATGAGGCGCGAACGAAACAAATCATTGAATGGCTAAAACTTCCTCAAAAGGAAAGGCCATACTTTATTACACTTTATTTTCCAGACGTAGACTCAGCAGGACATCACTATGGAACAAACTCCAAAGAAGTAAAAGAAGCGATTTTAAAAGTAGATAAAACGTTAGAAAGTTTTATTGCCACTGCAAGAAAGATTGTCCCTAACTTAAATATCATCATTGTCTCAGACCATGGAATGAAGGATGTAGACGAAAATAAGAAAGAATTAATTCTTAAGAATGAGGAACTTCTTAGCATGAAAGAGGATTATCGAATCTACGGTTCAGGTCCGATTGTTCAATTCTACTTAAAAGAGAACAAAAGAAATATCTCCCAAGATATTAGCTCTATCAATAAGTTAGCACAGAATTTTAAATGTTTTGATAAAGATTCAACTCCAGAAAAACTACACTTCAGATCAAGTCCAAGAGTTGGTAATTTTGCCTGTATCGCTCAAGATGGATATTGGATTGCCGCAACAGAATTTAAAATGCCTAAGGCCTCTCATGGTTGGGATCAATATTCAGATATGGATATGCATGGAATATTCTATGCAAGTGGCCCCGACTTTAAAGAGAGTTACTTAGGAGAATCAAAAGAGAATATTCATATCTTCCCTCTTATCCTTAGAATCTTAGGTCTTGAAAATCAATATACGATAGATGGAAATCTAGAAAAAATAAAAGAAGTTCTAAAATAA
- a CDS encoding CFI-box-CTERM domain-containing protein — translation MQKLLKSLILLNLFFIAGQLSHAASLGLDDIEEPIFRLRGDSGTNLNELFINMGGDSSTPEAAITLYVPVKVTASQEAAYYFDTSSDLPDVVSTDGGLYFQDIDTKGYSDEELYVAVKDNSNGSDASFRIVTQIPSSDVEAPFVSFIDLCSTSELNCAGFTDKLATIKDEIELVFFLKPDGTDYPPNEDNIVIPDTVGQALYFKLVMSAASEDIQTKSSLVINATFDGDATGIIEYTGDHGGNGSYISRMALYLVNPSAAVAKTNFREIIEEKGEDGTIKVSRLTNGLNYRAAIAYVDHFGFIGPLVESSDINPKPIEKLLAKNQCYLVTAGFGHDHYVLNYFRHIRDEYLMSFGAGQLFVEFYYGTAPKFVKYILENKALAYTIKLYSLSIYFVLQNIVFIIGCITLLSTYTFRREIKTCLTKY, via the coding sequence ATGCAAAAATTATTGAAATCACTCATCTTATTAAATTTATTCTTCATCGCAGGTCAACTCTCACACGCTGCCAGTTTGGGACTTGATGACATAGAGGAACCTATTTTTAGATTAAGAGGTGATTCAGGTACCAACCTTAATGAGCTTTTTATTAATATGGGTGGTGATAGCTCGACTCCAGAGGCTGCAATTACACTTTATGTTCCAGTAAAAGTTACGGCCAGCCAAGAAGCAGCTTATTATTTTGATACTTCAAGTGATCTACCGGATGTCGTTTCTACTGATGGAGGATTATACTTTCAGGATATCGATACTAAAGGTTACAGCGATGAGGAATTATATGTTGCTGTAAAAGATAATAGTAATGGATCAGATGCCAGCTTTAGAATTGTGACTCAAATTCCTAGCTCTGATGTGGAGGCTCCTTTTGTCAGCTTCATTGATCTATGTTCAACATCGGAATTAAATTGCGCTGGTTTTACAGATAAGCTTGCAACAATTAAAGATGAGATCGAATTGGTTTTCTTTTTAAAGCCTGATGGAACTGACTATCCACCAAATGAAGATAATATCGTCATTCCAGATACTGTCGGGCAAGCACTTTATTTTAAATTAGTCATGAGTGCTGCTTCAGAAGATATTCAGACAAAATCCTCTCTTGTTATTAATGCAACTTTTGACGGGGATGCAACTGGGATCATTGAGTATACAGGTGATCACGGAGGAAATGGTTCTTATATTTCTAGAATGGCCTTATATTTAGTTAATCCATCGGCCGCTGTAGCAAAGACTAACTTCAGAGAAATTATTGAAGAAAAAGGTGAAGATGGAACAATTAAAGTTTCTAGGCTGACAAATGGATTAAATTATCGTGCGGCCATCGCTTATGTTGATCATTTTGGTTTTATCGGACCACTTGTTGAAAGTAGTGATATTAACCCTAAACCAATTGAGAAACTATTGGCCAAGAATCAATGTTATTTAGTCACTGCAGGCTTTGGTCATGACCACTATGTCTTAAATTACTTTCGCCATATTCGAGATGAATACTTAATGAGCTTTGGAGCAGGGCAATTATTTGTCGAGTTTTATTATGGAACAGCGCCAAAGTTTGTAAAATATATCTTAGAAAACAAAGCCTTGGCCTATACTATTAAACTGTATAGTTTATCAATTTATTTTGTTTTACAAAATATAGTATTTATAATAGGATGCATTACATTATTATCGACTTATACATTTAGAAGAGAAATTAAAACATGCCTTACAAAGTACTAA